The Magnetospirillum sp. 15-1 genome includes a window with the following:
- a CDS encoding DUF2461 domain-containing protein: MSTFEGFSPQAPAFLADLAANNETAWFNARKDAYRDLIQTPLRRLFLTMAPAMLEIDPGFDTNPMGGAVSRIRRDTRFSHDKSPYRIKQWMSFRRAGEGWQNRPAFFLAFAPGGYRFGMGFYAASPATMTGLRTAVTARPTAFAEAIAAADEAGFALTGETYRRSRLPKGMEATLPASLHAWFGLKNVYLCRERPMEPLFFSPDLADELVVRLGKMAPLYDLLTGRTAQTDRP, from the coding sequence ATGAGCACCTTCGAAGGTTTCTCCCCCCAGGCCCCCGCCTTCCTGGCGGATTTGGCCGCCAACAACGAGACCGCGTGGTTCAACGCCCGCAAGGACGCCTATCGCGACCTGATCCAGACGCCGCTGCGCCGGTTGTTTCTGACCATGGCCCCGGCCATGCTGGAGATCGATCCCGGCTTCGACACCAATCCCATGGGCGGCGCCGTATCGCGCATCCGCCGCGACACCCGTTTCTCCCACGACAAGTCGCCCTACCGTATCAAGCAGTGGATGAGCTTTCGCCGGGCCGGCGAGGGATGGCAGAACCGCCCCGCCTTTTTCCTGGCCTTCGCGCCGGGCGGCTACCGCTTCGGCATGGGCTTCTACGCCGCCAGCCCCGCCACCATGACCGGGCTGCGAACCGCCGTCACCGCCCGCCCGACCGCTTTCGCCGAAGCCATCGCGGCGGCGGACGAGGCGGGCTTCGCCCTTACGGGGGAAACCTACCGCCGTTCGCGCCTGCCCAAGGGGATGGAAGCCACCCTGCCCGCCTCGCTGCATGCCTGGTTCGGCCTCAAGAACGTTTACCTCTGCCGCGAACGCCCCATGGAGCCGCTGTTCTTTTCGCCCGACCTCGCCGACGAACTCGTGGTCCGGCTGGGCAAGATGGCGCCGCTCTACGACCTGCTTACCGGGCGAACCGCCCAAACAGATCGTCCATGA
- the ilvC gene encoding ketol-acid reductoisomerase, with product MRVYYDRDADVNLIKGKKVVVVGYGSQGHAHALNLRDSGIKDVAVALRAGSATAKKAEGEGLKVMTPADAAKWGDVVMILTPDELQADLYYNDLAANMKQGAALVFAHGLNIHFKLIEARADLDVFMVAPKGPGHTVRGEYLKGGGVPCLVAVAQNASGNALEIALSYASAIGGGRSGIIETSFREECETDLFGEQVVLCGGLTKLIQYGFETLVEAGYAPEMAYFECLHEVKLIVDLIYEGGIANMRYSISNTAEYGDYVTGPRIITEETKAEMKRVLEDIQAGRFVRDWMLECKAGQPSFKATRRIQAEHGIEVIGEKLRAMMPWIAKNKLVDKAKN from the coding sequence ATGCGCGTCTATTACGATCGGGATGCCGACGTTAATCTGATCAAGGGCAAGAAGGTCGTGGTCGTCGGCTACGGCTCGCAGGGCCACGCCCATGCCCTGAACCTGCGCGATTCCGGCATCAAGGACGTCGCTGTGGCGCTGCGCGCCGGCTCGGCGACCGCCAAGAAGGCCGAGGGCGAGGGCCTGAAGGTCATGACCCCGGCCGATGCCGCCAAGTGGGGCGACGTGGTGATGATCCTCACCCCGGACGAGCTGCAGGCCGACCTCTATTACAACGATCTGGCCGCCAACATGAAGCAGGGCGCCGCCCTGGTCTTCGCCCACGGCCTGAACATCCACTTCAAGCTGATCGAGGCCCGCGCCGACCTGGACGTGTTCATGGTCGCCCCCAAGGGCCCCGGCCACACCGTGCGCGGCGAATACCTGAAGGGCGGCGGCGTGCCCTGCCTGGTGGCGGTGGCCCAGAACGCCTCGGGCAATGCGCTGGAGATCGCCCTGTCCTATGCGTCGGCCATCGGCGGCGGCCGTTCGGGCATCATCGAGACCAGCTTCCGCGAGGAATGCGAGACCGACCTGTTCGGCGAGCAGGTCGTGCTGTGCGGCGGCCTGACCAAGCTGATCCAGTACGGCTTCGAGACCCTGGTCGAGGCGGGCTATGCCCCCGAGATGGCCTATTTCGAGTGCCTGCACGAGGTGAAGCTGATCGTCGACCTCATCTATGAGGGCGGCATCGCCAACATGCGCTACTCCATCTCCAACACCGCGGAATACGGCGACTACGTCACCGGCCCGCGCATCATCACCGAAGAGACCAAGGCCGAGATGAAGCGCGTCCTGGAAGACATCCAGGCCGGCCGCTTCGTCCGCGACTGGATGCTCGAGTGCAAGGCCGGCCAGCCGTCCTTCAAGGCCACCCGCCGCATCCAGGCCGAGCACGGCATCGAGGTCATCGGCGAGAAGCTGCGCGCCATGATGCCCTGGATCGCCAAGAACAAGCTGGTGGACAAGGCCAAGAACTAA
- the ilvN gene encoding acetolactate synthase small subunit — MTIVQQEVNRHTVAVLVDNESGVLARVIGLFSGRGYNIESLTVAEVDSSEKLSRITIVTSGTAMIIEQIKNQLRRLVPVHKVHDLTIEGPHVSRELALVKVAATGDKRVESLRIADIFRARAIDSTNESFVFEVVGATEKVDAFIKLMEPLGLIDVSRTGVVAIARGPNPI, encoded by the coding sequence GTGACCATCGTTCAGCAAGAAGTCAACCGTCACACCGTCGCCGTCCTGGTGGACAACGAATCCGGCGTGCTGGCCCGTGTCATCGGCCTGTTCTCAGGGAGAGGCTACAACATCGAAAGCCTGACCGTGGCCGAGGTGGATTCGAGCGAGAAGCTGTCGCGCATCACCATCGTGACCAGCGGCACCGCCATGATCATCGAGCAGATCAAGAACCAGCTGCGCCGTCTGGTGCCGGTGCACAAGGTGCACGATCTGACCATCGAAGGCCCGCATGTCAGCCGCGAGCTGGCCCTGGTCAAGGTGGCGGCCACCGGCGACAAGCGGGTGGAATCCTTGCGCATCGCCGACATCTTCCGGGCCCGCGCCATCGATTCCACCAACGAAAGCTTCGTCTTCGAAGTGGTGGGCGCCACCGAGAAGGTGGATGCCTTCATCAAGCTGATGGAGCCGCTCGGACTGATCGACGTTTCGCGCACCGGCGTCGTCGCCATTGCGCGCGGACCGAATCCGATTTAG
- a CDS encoding acetolactate synthase 3 large subunit: MVHHDTLTGAEILLKALVDQGVEVIFGYPGGAVLPIYDELFKQNRLRHVLVRHEQAAVHAAEGYARSTGKVGCVLVTSGPGATNAVTGLADALCDSVPLVCLTGQVPTHLIGNDAFQEADITGITRPCTKHNYLVKNVDDLAKTVHEAFHVARSGRPGPVLIDLPKDVVQARGEYQPPSKVKSKYKPQVKGDLKAIEKAVEMIAHAKRPIFYVGGGVVNSGPAACQLMTQFVRMTGYPCTLTLMGLGAIPGSDPLFLGMLGMHGTVEANMAMHDCDLMINIGARFDDRVTGKLDGFSPHSKKIHVDIDPSSINKNVVVDLPIVGDCAHVLEDMIKVWKAKQARVDEKALKAWWAKIDQWRATDCLSFENSNKIIKPQYAVQRLYELTRHRNPYFCTEVGQHQMWAAQHLKFDLPHHWLTSGGLGTMGYGLPSAMGVQMAHPEALVINIAGEASIQMNIQEMATLVQHRLPVKIVILNNQYLGMVRQWQELIHGGRYSESHMIHHPDFVKLADAFGAVGLRAEKPGEVDEAIKEMIAVDRPVILELRTDASENVFPMIMPGMAHNEMVLGPEDKGRDKPGSEQDGMVLV; encoded by the coding sequence ATGGTGCATCACGATACGTTGACCGGAGCGGAAATCCTCCTCAAGGCCCTGGTCGATCAGGGTGTAGAGGTCATTTTCGGGTATCCCGGCGGCGCCGTACTGCCCATCTACGACGAGCTGTTCAAGCAGAACCGCCTGCGCCACGTGCTGGTCCGCCACGAGCAGGCCGCCGTGCACGCCGCCGAAGGCTATGCGCGGTCCACCGGCAAGGTCGGCTGCGTCCTGGTGACCTCTGGCCCCGGCGCCACCAACGCGGTGACCGGTCTGGCCGACGCGCTGTGCGATTCGGTGCCGCTGGTCTGCCTCACCGGACAGGTGCCCACCCACCTGATCGGCAACGACGCCTTCCAGGAAGCGGACATCACCGGCATCACCCGGCCGTGCACCAAGCACAACTACTTGGTCAAGAACGTCGACGACCTGGCCAAGACCGTGCACGAGGCCTTCCACGTGGCCCGCTCGGGCCGTCCCGGTCCGGTGCTCATCGACCTGCCCAAGGACGTGGTCCAGGCCAGGGGCGAGTACCAGCCGCCGTCCAAGGTCAAGTCCAAGTACAAGCCCCAGGTCAAGGGCGACCTGAAGGCCATCGAGAAGGCGGTCGAGATGATCGCCCACGCCAAGCGGCCGATCTTCTACGTGGGCGGCGGCGTGGTGAATTCGGGTCCGGCGGCCTGCCAGCTGATGACCCAGTTCGTGCGCATGACCGGCTACCCGTGCACGCTCACCCTGATGGGCCTGGGCGCCATTCCCGGCTCGGACCCGCTGTTCCTGGGCATGCTGGGCATGCACGGCACCGTCGAGGCCAACATGGCCATGCACGATTGCGATCTGATGATCAACATCGGCGCCCGTTTCGACGACCGCGTCACCGGCAAGCTGGACGGCTTCTCGCCCCATTCCAAGAAAATCCACGTGGACATCGACCCCAGCTCCATCAACAAGAACGTGGTGGTCGACCTTCCCATCGTCGGCGATTGCGCCCACGTGCTGGAAGACATGATCAAGGTGTGGAAGGCCAAGCAGGCCAGAGTCGATGAAAAGGCGCTGAAGGCCTGGTGGGCCAAGATCGACCAGTGGCGGGCCACCGACTGCCTGTCCTTCGAGAATTCCAACAAGATCATCAAGCCGCAATACGCCGTGCAGCGGCTGTACGAGCTGACCCGCCACCGCAATCCCTACTTCTGCACCGAGGTGGGCCAGCACCAGATGTGGGCGGCCCAGCACCTCAAGTTCGACCTGCCGCATCACTGGCTGACCTCGGGCGGCCTGGGCACCATGGGCTACGGCCTGCCCAGCGCCATGGGCGTGCAGATGGCCCACCCGGAGGCGCTGGTCATCAACATCGCCGGCGAGGCCTCGATCCAGATGAACATCCAGGAGATGGCCACGCTGGTGCAGCACCGCCTGCCGGTGAAGATCGTCATCCTCAACAACCAGTATCTCGGCATGGTCCGCCAGTGGCAGGAACTGATCCACGGCGGCCGCTATTCCGAGAGCCACATGATCCACCATCCGGATTTCGTCAAGCTGGCCGACGCGTTCGGCGCCGTCGGGCTGCGCGCCGAGAAGCCCGGCGAGGTGGACGAGGCCATCAAGGAGATGATCGCCGTCGACCGCCCGGTGATCCTGGAACTGCGGACCGACGCGTCCGAGAACGTGTTCCCGATGATCATGCCCGGCATGGCCCATAACGAAATGGTGCTGGGGCCGGAGGACAAGGGCCGCGACAAGCCGGGCTCGGAACAAGACGGCATGGTTCTGGTGTAA
- the miaA gene encoding tRNA (adenosine(37)-N6)-dimethylallyltransferase MiaA: MTLPPALVIAGPTASGKSGLALKIAREFGGVVINADSMQIYDALPLLTARPSDQDMAQAPHRLYGVLPPSEVCSAARWGVLAAAEMDAAWAAGKLPVLTGGTGLYLRAVMEGLSPIPDIPDAVRAQARALLAEMGNDAFHNRLAKRDPVMAERLDPGNSQRLARAWEVLEATGRSLAEWQAEPREGAVAARWLTMVLDPARPRLYAQCDARFRAMMAAGALDEVRRFESLDLAPDLPIGKALGRRELALHLAGELDLETAVAAAQQATRNYAKRQGTWFRHQLNASITISEQFSESLIATIFLKIRQHLLTM, from the coding sequence ATGACCCTCCCCCCCGCCCTGGTCATCGCCGGCCCCACCGCGTCGGGCAAGTCCGGCCTTGCGCTCAAGATCGCCCGCGAGTTCGGCGGCGTGGTGATCAACGCCGATTCCATGCAGATCTACGATGCCCTGCCGCTGCTCACCGCCCGGCCGTCGGATCAGGACATGGCGCAGGCGCCGCACCGGCTCTACGGCGTGTTGCCCCCGTCCGAAGTCTGCTCGGCGGCCCGGTGGGGCGTGCTGGCGGCCGCCGAGATGGACGCGGCCTGGGCGGCGGGCAAGCTGCCGGTCCTGACGGGCGGCACCGGGCTTTATCTCAGGGCAGTGATGGAAGGCCTTTCCCCGATCCCCGACATCCCCGACGCCGTCCGGGCGCAAGCCCGAGCCCTACTGGCGGAGATGGGCAACGACGCCTTCCACAATCGTCTGGCCAAGCGCGACCCGGTGATGGCGGAGCGCCTCGATCCCGGCAATTCCCAGCGTCTGGCGCGGGCCTGGGAGGTGCTCGAGGCCACCGGCCGCTCCCTGGCCGAATGGCAGGCCGAACCGCGGGAGGGCGCCGTGGCGGCCCGCTGGCTCACCATGGTCCTCGACCCGGCGCGCCCCCGCCTCTACGCCCAATGCGACGCCCGCTTCCGCGCCATGATGGCGGCCGGCGCCCTGGACGAGGTCCGCCGGTTCGAGTCCCTTGACCTTGCCCCCGACCTGCCCATCGGGAAGGCCCTGGGCCGCCGCGAACTGGCCCTGCATCTGGCGGGAGAGCTTGACCTGGAAACCGCCGTCGCCGCCGCCCAGCAGGCCACCCGCAACTATGCCAAGCGCCAGGGGACATGGTTCCGCCATCAATTGAATGCGTCGATCACTATCTCAGAGCAATTTTCGGAAAGTTTGATAGCCACAATCTTTCTGAAAATTCGCCAACACCTCTTGACCATGTGA
- a CDS encoding HepT-like ribonuclease domain-containing protein: MNARDRTYLIHIRDAIALIREYTAGSEQAFMSSRLHQDAVMRNFEIVGEAGGRLSKELRDNSPVAWQEIKAFRNFLAHQYMDVRPAMVWRIITNDLPALEAHVLSLLTAS; the protein is encoded by the coding sequence GTGAACGCGCGGGATCGCACCTATCTGATCCATATTCGCGATGCGATCGCGTTGATTCGAGAATACACCGCCGGGAGCGAGCAGGCGTTTATGTCCTCGCGCCTCCACCAGGACGCCGTCATGCGCAATTTCGAGATCGTGGGCGAGGCCGGAGGACGCCTGTCGAAGGAACTCCGGGATAACAGCCCGGTTGCGTGGCAGGAAATCAAGGCGTTCCGCAACTTCCTGGCCCATCAATACATGGATGTGCGACCGGCCATGGTATGGCGCATCATCACCAACGACCTCCCCGCCTTGGAAGCCCATGTCCTGAGCCTCCTTACCGCGTCATGA
- a CDS encoding nucleotidyltransferase family protein produces the protein MMASARTLLNEKREEILRLAALHGAANVRVFGSVARGEDRDDSDIDLLVHMEDDRSLLDMIRFWDQVGNLLGRKVDVVDDESLHYVIRDEILSEARPL, from the coding sequence ATGATGGCATCGGCCCGGACCCTGTTGAACGAGAAGCGCGAGGAAATCCTGCGGCTGGCCGCCCTGCACGGGGCGGCCAACGTGCGGGTGTTCGGCTCGGTGGCGCGCGGCGAGGACCGCGACGACAGCGACATCGACCTGCTGGTCCACATGGAAGACGATCGATCGCTGCTGGACATGATCCGCTTCTGGGATCAGGTCGGCAACCTGCTGGGGCGCAAGGTGGACGTGGTCGATGACGAAAGTCTTCACTATGTGATCCGCGACGAAATCCTGAGCGAGGCAAGGCCGCTGTGA
- a CDS encoding NnrS family protein: MTGAAAAPLPRSGRFPKAHRPFFLAASLYAALSVPLWVAEWMGMLPGCGACDPVARHAHEMLLGFAAAVLGGYLFTKVTRTRLLLALLAWVAARVGAWAGLGGEAGLALSLAYPVALFALGGWPFLKAAKLGHNMVFAPTIAGFAMAEALYQAGRMGLVEGGERRGVMTAFCLVALMILVMGGRVIPAGMAGLVRKEEARELFDRNRPWAEWLCVIGMTAEALTQALGLPTFGAMALAGMAGLWRQTRWRPILSLSDLSLGPIQVGHGLLALGLIAAAASDWLGIGPSTDALHLATIGGMGMVTAAMMLRIDAIRERRVGQWPRAGIACAVLLVCAADLRAAASLAPDLLIPISMTLWSAAFAVVAWSLVRGWGKPPGTL; the protein is encoded by the coding sequence ATGACCGGGGCCGCCGCCGCTCCCCTGCCCCGTTCGGGCCGTTTTCCCAAGGCGCACCGGCCGTTCTTCCTGGCCGCCAGCCTTTACGCCGCCCTCTCCGTGCCCCTGTGGGTGGCGGAATGGATGGGGATGCTGCCCGGCTGCGGTGCTTGCGACCCGGTGGCGCGGCACGCCCATGAGATGCTGCTGGGCTTCGCGGCGGCGGTGCTGGGCGGCTATCTGTTCACCAAGGTCACCCGAACCCGGCTGCTCCTGGCCCTGCTGGCCTGGGTGGCGGCGCGCGTCGGCGCCTGGGCCGGGCTGGGCGGCGAAGCGGGACTGGCCCTGTCCCTGGCCTATCCCGTCGCCCTGTTCGCCCTGGGCGGCTGGCCGTTCCTCAAGGCCGCCAAGCTGGGCCACAACATGGTGTTCGCCCCCACCATCGCCGGTTTCGCCATGGCCGAGGCCCTGTATCAGGCCGGACGCATGGGACTGGTCGAGGGCGGCGAGCGCCGCGGCGTGATGACCGCCTTCTGTCTGGTGGCGCTGATGATCCTGGTCATGGGCGGCCGGGTGATCCCCGCCGGCATGGCCGGGCTGGTGCGCAAGGAAGAGGCGCGCGAACTGTTCGACCGCAACCGGCCTTGGGCCGAATGGCTGTGCGTGATCGGCATGACCGCCGAGGCGTTGACCCAGGCCCTCGGCCTGCCGACCTTCGGGGCCATGGCCCTGGCCGGAATGGCCGGGCTGTGGCGCCAGACCCGCTGGCGGCCGATCCTGTCGCTTTCCGACCTGTCGCTGGGACCGATCCAGGTGGGCCACGGGCTGCTGGCCCTGGGACTGATCGCCGCCGCCGCCTCGGACTGGCTGGGCATCGGCCCCTCCACCGACGCGCTGCATCTCGCCACCATCGGCGGCATGGGCATGGTCACCGCCGCCATGATGCTGCGCATCGACGCCATCCGCGAGCGCCGGGTCGGCCAATGGCCCCGCGCCGGCATCGCTTGCGCTGTCCTGCTGGTCTGTGCCGCCGACCTGCGCGCCGCCGCCTCGCTGGCGCCCGACCTGCTGATCCCCATCTCCATGACCCTGTGGTCGGCGGCCTTCGCCGTGGTGGCGTGGAGTCTGGTGAGGGGTTGGGGCAAGCCGCCGGGCACGCTATAA
- a CDS encoding tetratricopeptide repeat protein, whose translation MFRRSGWLWAVFDLKAEMDTKLLKRTGGDVVLHVEQVQGFKGTAIRMITRPGFNPSVRKEGQLWVLDIHEQPIAPKAGFDVNTQMDFQERGRVVIKATDGSQPMILRDPEVGDSIHVVTVPAIGAGVRIGREYPGAELLPSAQGIAMIPRADTVRLDTNRDGVEITQPGGLYLSPMLAAEGSGGKVSTDGNMGADVMTTGPLDISKWLRGGNDKFVDDHRKLISRLAHVRPDEKNAQRMEIARHYVANGFGAEALGELRVMAAVDPLIVDTPPYRAVRGAASFLMGRDADAIVDLSTPALKGDARVQLFLAAASARSLPDPGKHALVLRLAPEDIKGWPRNLRIGIGEVAARTVAQAGDSKGAARIVDAMMGPGLSRRDVGKLAYLSGMAAQAGKQWDTAISRYRDAEASESRPDRAYAARDRVELMLKLNKMTPAEAIRDLEKLRFAWRGEDFEFQLLRRLGQLQIAAGRYGEGLRSMHSLVANYPDHPEIGKVQDEMSDTFNRLFLVGEADKLSPVVAIGLYDEFQELTPSGTKGDEMIRRLADRLAGVDLLERAGELLRHQVEFRLSGLDKARVGTRLAFLNLSDRKPGLAMEALEASEAPEIPADLAAQRRYIRVQALTDLGRSAEALALIINDQSEEANRLRGDINWKLKRWPEAAAALESTITKPIGNRPLDPATARRLLDTATAMTLAKDERGLTRLRRNFGPLMAPTEWREAFDLLTSEPERGIIDYRRLGDKIKQVQDFQTFMGEWQRRVKAKGLSSIN comes from the coding sequence GTGTTCCGCCGTTCCGGCTGGCTGTGGGCGGTGTTCGACCTCAAGGCCGAGATGGATACCAAGCTCCTGAAGCGCACCGGCGGCGACGTGGTGCTGCATGTGGAGCAGGTCCAGGGCTTCAAGGGCACCGCCATACGCATGATCACCCGGCCGGGCTTCAATCCTTCGGTGCGCAAGGAAGGCCAGTTGTGGGTGCTGGACATCCACGAGCAGCCCATCGCTCCCAAGGCGGGCTTCGACGTCAACACCCAGATGGATTTCCAGGAGCGTGGCCGGGTGGTGATCAAGGCCACCGACGGCTCGCAGCCCATGATCCTGCGCGACCCGGAAGTGGGTGACAGCATCCATGTGGTGACCGTGCCGGCCATCGGAGCCGGCGTGCGCATCGGCCGCGAGTATCCCGGCGCCGAGCTGCTGCCCTCGGCCCAGGGCATCGCCATGATTCCGCGCGCCGACACGGTGCGCCTGGATACCAACCGCGACGGCGTCGAGATCACCCAGCCGGGCGGCCTTTACCTGTCGCCCATGCTGGCCGCCGAGGGCTCCGGCGGCAAGGTGTCCACCGACGGCAACATGGGCGCCGACGTGATGACCACCGGCCCGCTGGACATCAGCAAGTGGTTGCGCGGCGGCAACGACAAGTTCGTCGACGATCACCGCAAGCTGATCAGCCGTCTGGCCCATGTGCGGCCCGACGAGAAGAACGCCCAGCGCATGGAGATCGCGCGGCACTACGTGGCCAACGGCTTCGGGGCCGAGGCCCTGGGCGAGCTGCGGGTGATGGCGGCGGTGGACCCCTTGATCGTCGACACGCCGCCCTACCGCGCGGTGCGCGGCGCCGCCAGCTTCCTGATGGGCCGCGACGCCGACGCCATCGTCGACCTGTCCACCCCGGCGCTGAAGGGCGACGCGCGGGTGCAGTTGTTCCTGGCCGCCGCCTCGGCCCGCTCGCTGCCCGATCCCGGCAAGCATGCCCTGGTGCTGCGCCTCGCCCCCGAGGATATCAAGGGCTGGCCGCGCAACCTGCGCATCGGCATCGGCGAGGTGGCCGCCCGGACCGTGGCCCAGGCCGGCGATTCCAAGGGCGCCGCCCGCATCGTCGACGCCATGATGGGCCCCGGCCTGTCGCGCCGCGACGTGGGCAAGCTGGCTTATCTGTCGGGCATGGCCGCCCAGGCGGGCAAGCAATGGGACACGGCCATCTCGCGCTATCGCGACGCCGAGGCCAGCGAAAGCCGCCCCGACCGCGCCTATGCCGCCCGCGACCGCGTCGAGTTGATGCTGAAACTCAACAAGATGACCCCGGCCGAGGCCATCCGCGACCTGGAGAAGCTGCGCTTCGCCTGGCGCGGCGAGGATTTCGAGTTCCAGTTGCTCCGGCGCCTGGGCCAGCTGCAGATCGCCGCCGGCCGCTATGGCGAGGGACTGCGCTCCATGCATTCGCTGGTCGCCAACTATCCCGACCACCCCGAGATCGGCAAGGTCCAGGATGAGATGAGCGACACCTTCAACCGCCTGTTCCTGGTGGGCGAGGCCGACAAGCTGTCCCCGGTGGTGGCCATCGGCCTCTATGACGAGTTCCAGGAACTGACCCCGTCCGGCACCAAGGGCGACGAGATGATCCGCCGGCTGGCCGACCGGCTGGCCGGAGTGGACCTGCTGGAGCGGGCCGGCGAATTGCTGCGCCATCAGGTGGAGTTCCGGCTGTCGGGCCTGGACAAGGCCCGGGTGGGCACCCGGCTGGCCTTCCTCAACCTGTCGGACCGCAAGCCCGGTCTGGCGATGGAGGCGCTGGAGGCCAGCGAGGCGCCGGAAATCCCCGCCGACCTCGCCGCCCAGCGCCGCTACATCCGGGTGCAGGCGCTGACCGATCTGGGCCGTTCTGCCGAGGCGCTGGCCCTGATCATCAACGACCAGAGCGAAGAGGCCAACCGCCTCAGGGGCGATATCAACTGGAAGCTCAAGCGCTGGCCCGAGGCCGCCGCCGCCCTGGAATCCACCATCACCAAGCCCATCGGCAACCGTCCGCTGGACCCGGCCACGGCGCGGCGCCTGCTCGACACCGCCACCGCCATGACGCTGGCCAAGGACGAACGCGGCCTGACCCGCCTGCGGCGCAATTTCGGCCCCCTGATGGCCCCAACCGAATGGCGCGAGGCCTTCGATCTGCTGACCAGCGAGCCCGAGCGTGGCATCATCGACTACCGTCGCCTGGGCGATAAAATCAAGCAGGTCCAGGATTTCCAGACCTTCATGGGCGAATGGCAGCGGCGGGTGAAGGCCAAGGGCCTGTCGTCCATCAACTGA
- a CDS encoding protein phosphatase CheZ, with product MSAKGVDRDLELRLDAIRREHGETIHVDQIGEVVRALLETMTGDIGAGDLRLYRELESLASYIHAAKEEIAALRPGEIKNEFIASATDELDAIVGATEAATNEIMDAAESLGSLSPMLDQEVANRLDEITTRIFEACTFQDITGQRITKVVRALKEIEDRVESLVKMFGAEYDDGSPKQEKPLTDQDLLNGPQLPGNATNQAEIDALLASFD from the coding sequence ATGTCGGCGAAGGGCGTTGACCGCGATCTCGAGCTTCGGTTGGACGCCATTCGCCGAGAGCATGGCGAGACCATCCATGTGGATCAAATCGGGGAAGTGGTTCGGGCTCTGCTCGAAACCATGACGGGGGATATCGGTGCCGGGGATCTGCGGCTCTATCGCGAGCTGGAATCCCTGGCCAGTTACATCCATGCCGCCAAGGAAGAGATCGCCGCGCTTCGGCCCGGCGAGATCAAGAACGAGTTCATTGCCTCGGCGACCGACGAGCTTGATGCTATCGTCGGCGCCACCGAGGCGGCGACCAACGAGATCATGGACGCGGCCGAAAGCCTGGGTTCGCTCTCGCCCATGCTGGACCAGGAGGTAGCCAACCGCCTGGACGAGATCACCACCCGCATCTTCGAGGCCTGTACCTTCCAAGACATCACCGGTCAGCGCATCACCAAGGTGGTCAGGGCGCTGAAGGAAATCGAGGACCGGGTGGAAAGCCTGGTCAAGATGTTCGGCGCCGAGTACGACGACGGCTCCCCGAAGCAAGAGAAGCCGCTGACCGACCAGGACCTTCTCAACGGCCCGCAGCTGCCCGGCAACGCGACCAATCAGGCCGAAATCGACGCGCTGCTGGCAAGTTTCGACTAG
- a CDS encoding response regulator: protein MAVDKNMNVLIVDDYKTMLRIIRNLLKQLGFNNVDEATDGAMALQMLRVGNYGLVISDWNMEPMTGLQLLREVRADAKLKPVPFIMVTAESKSENVIAAKEAGVSNYIVKPFNAETLKTKMVSVLGEF, encoded by the coding sequence ATGGCTGTCGATAAGAATATGAACGTCCTCATCGTTGATGATTACAAGACGATGTTGAGAATCATCCGAAACCTGCTCAAGCAGCTGGGTTTCAACAACGTTGATGAGGCCACCGACGGCGCCATGGCGTTGCAGATGCTTCGCGTGGGTAATTACGGTCTGGTGATTTCCGACTGGAACATGGAACCCATGACCGGTCTTCAGCTTCTGCGCGAAGTCCGCGCCGATGCCAAGCTGAAGCCTGTTCCCTTCATCATGGTGACCGCCGAGTCCAAGTCGGAGAACGTCATCGCGGCCAAGGAAGCGGGCGTGTCCAACTACATCGTCAAGCCCTTCAACGCTGAAACGTTGAAGACCAAGATGGTGAGTGTCCTGGGCGAGTTCTAA